A genomic window from Pseudomonadales bacterium includes:
- a CDS encoding ATP-binding cassette domain-containing protein — MSDIRPDPPSTPLLAVEKLKVHFPVHEGVLRRREIGAVRAVDGISFQLKRGETFSLVGESGCGKSTTALAVLRMQASTAGRILFDGEDITHFTPVQMRAIRRRMQMVYQDPFGSLNPRMKIRDIIGEPLTVHALAGDKPAFRRRIDELMALVGLLPDMADRYPHEFSGGQRQRIGIARALALDPELVICDEAVSALDVSIQAQVLNLLMDLQDQLGLTYLFISHDLSVVRHISDRIGVMYLGRLVEIADRDDLFDRPRHPYTQALLGAVPVPDPVVESSRAAQIIPGEVPSVRNPPSGCRFHTRCPRAMSQCRIVEPPEIALEKDRRVACHLFP, encoded by the coding sequence ATGAGTGATATTCGTCCCGACCCGCCCAGCACACCGCTGCTCGCCGTGGAGAAGCTGAAGGTGCACTTCCCTGTCCATGAAGGTGTGTTGCGGCGACGCGAAATCGGCGCTGTGCGCGCGGTCGACGGCATTTCCTTCCAGCTGAAGCGCGGAGAAACCTTCAGCCTGGTCGGCGAGAGTGGCTGCGGCAAATCCACCACCGCCCTGGCGGTGCTGCGCATGCAGGCGTCCACCGCAGGGCGCATTCTGTTCGACGGCGAGGACATCACGCATTTCACGCCGGTGCAGATGCGCGCGATCCGCCGCCGTATGCAGATGGTCTATCAGGATCCCTTCGGCTCCCTTAACCCGCGCATGAAGATACGGGACATCATCGGTGAGCCCCTGACCGTGCACGCGCTCGCAGGCGACAAACCGGCGTTTCGCAGGCGTATCGACGAACTCATGGCACTCGTCGGCCTGCTGCCGGATATGGCAGATCGTTATCCTCACGAATTCTCCGGTGGCCAGCGCCAGCGTATCGGTATCGCACGCGCCCTGGCGCTGGATCCGGAACTGGTGATCTGCGACGAGGCGGTCTCTGCACTCGATGTCTCCATTCAGGCACAGGTACTCAACCTGCTCATGGATCTGCAGGATCAGCTGGGATTGACCTATCTGTTCATCTCCCATGACCTTTCGGTGGTCCGGCACATCAGCGACCGCATCGGGGTGATGTATCTCGGCCGCCTGGTGGAAATCGCCGATCGCGACGATCTGTTCGACAGACCCCGGCACCCCTATACCCAGGCGCTGCTGGGTGCAGTGCCTGTGCCGGACCCTGTGGTCGAGTCCTCCCGTGCCGCGCAGATCATTCCCGGGGAAGTGCCCAGTGTCCGCAATCCGCCGTCCGGATGCCGGTTTCATACTCGCTGCCCGCGTGCCATGAGCCAGTGCCGTATTGTGGAACCACCCGAGATCGCACTCGAGAAGGACCGGCGGGTGGCCTGCCATCTTTTTCCCTGA
- a CDS encoding ABC transporter permease yields the protein MVFFRRLWREKPLGAVGGVIFLLFLIAGLGADLLAPQGINDTDMLHRLKPPGGEFLLGTDHLGRDVLSRILVGAQLSMIVGFLAAGLATVVSIVLGLLSGYLGGRVDMFIQRMVDAWMTFPDLVLLIVVVSIVGPGATQIVIILGLLYGIAGSRIVRGAVVSVRENAYTHASQSMGARTLHVLGRHILPNIMPVVIVLFTTRVGAVILAEAGLSFLGLGVPPPAPTWGGMLSDSGRSYMYLAPWLALAPGLCLTVVVYSINVYGDALRDLLDPRMRGSR from the coding sequence ATGGTATTTTTCCGCAGGCTGTGGCGCGAGAAGCCACTGGGTGCGGTCGGTGGTGTGATATTCCTGCTGTTTCTGATCGCCGGACTCGGTGCCGATCTGCTCGCCCCTCAGGGCATCAACGACACGGACATGCTGCATCGCCTCAAACCACCCGGTGGCGAGTTCCTCCTGGGTACCGATCATCTCGGACGCGATGTGCTTTCGCGAATTCTGGTCGGCGCTCAGTTGTCCATGATCGTGGGATTTCTCGCCGCCGGACTGGCGACCGTGGTTTCCATCGTGCTCGGTCTGCTCTCCGGCTATCTTGGCGGCCGGGTAGACATGTTCATTCAGCGCATGGTCGATGCCTGGATGACGTTTCCGGATCTGGTTCTGCTGATTGTCGTGGTGTCCATCGTTGGCCCCGGAGCGACCCAGATCGTGATCATCCTCGGCCTCCTCTATGGCATTGCGGGTTCCCGCATCGTGCGCGGAGCTGTGGTGTCGGTCCGTGAAAACGCCTACACCCACGCGTCCCAGTCCATGGGCGCACGGACCCTGCACGTGCTCGGCCGGCACATACTGCCGAACATCATGCCGGTGGTGATCGTGCTGTTCACCACACGGGTGGGTGCGGTGATTCTCGCCGAAGCCGGACTGTCCTTTCTCGGACTCGGCGTACCCCCACCCGCGCCGACCTGGGGTGGCATGCTGAGCGATTCCGGTCGCAGCTACATGTATCTGGCGCCCTGGCTGGCGCTGGCCCCCGGCCTCTGTCTGACCGTGGTCGTCTATTCGATCAACGTGTACGGGGATGCGCTGCGCGATCTGCTGGACCCGCGCATGCGGGGCTCGCGGTGA
- a CDS encoding ABC transporter ATP-binding protein, whose product MRSLLRLIPYLRQYAWSFWLAVAGMVASRIFEGIIPLYLKMGIDSISDGQKALGAGTLAVESATEVLVYPALAIAVCVVLQMLATIAYRIALRRIGVNAAFDLRNRLYHHLQLQGPMFFARFSVGDLMARAINDINLCREILAGTIRLTLILLITAGVGVFFMFTLSVKLALAILAPMPVIAVVAYLFSKRIYAESYVVQAGFSALSTFVQENLNGIRTVQSMAQEDREIERFAAVNQTFADRNLDLFTTTSVLGAVMPVLAASGTLIIIGYGSALLRQGEITIGTFAAFFSYLALVLWPVREAGSLVAQWQRGASGTARLFEILDHPPEIRDSPSEAFPELTGAVSVRGLSYCYEGKNRPALENVSFEVAPGETIALLGRVGSGKSTLLRLFVRLLEPTEGDILLDGHPVSGYPLAFLRSRVCMVLQDPFLFADSLGENIAYDDPSRDHQEILEIAHAAALEETIEGFPEGLNTILGERGVTLSGGQKQRAALARGLIRRTPLLILDDCFSAVDTETEEHILAGLKKVRHEGTTLLVSHRVSTARHADRIIVLEQGRVIETGSHAELLAAGGFYADLERNQRRTDNARASLEDDRLQAVDAQKLAEEGS is encoded by the coding sequence ATGCGTTCTCTACTGCGGCTGATCCCCTACCTGCGTCAGTATGCCTGGTCATTCTGGCTTGCCGTTGCGGGCATGGTGGCGTCCCGGATATTCGAGGGGATCATCCCACTCTACCTGAAGATGGGTATCGACAGCATTTCCGACGGGCAGAAGGCGCTCGGTGCCGGCACCCTGGCAGTGGAATCCGCCACCGAGGTCCTAGTCTATCCGGCCCTGGCCATAGCCGTCTGTGTGGTTCTGCAGATGCTGGCCACCATCGCCTACCGAATCGCGCTGCGCCGCATCGGTGTGAACGCCGCTTTTGATCTGCGCAACCGTCTCTATCACCACCTCCAGCTGCAGGGGCCGATGTTCTTTGCCCGCTTCTCCGTGGGTGATCTCATGGCCCGGGCGATCAACGACATCAATCTGTGCCGGGAGATTCTTGCCGGTACGATACGTCTCACCCTCATTCTCCTGATTACCGCCGGGGTTGGCGTGTTCTTCATGTTCACCCTGTCGGTGAAGCTGGCGCTGGCCATTCTGGCACCCATGCCGGTGATTGCAGTTGTGGCCTATCTCTTCTCGAAACGCATCTACGCCGAAAGCTATGTGGTGCAGGCTGGATTTTCAGCGCTGTCGACCTTTGTGCAGGAAAATCTCAATGGTATCCGCACCGTGCAGTCCATGGCCCAGGAGGACCGGGAGATAGAGCGTTTTGCCGCTGTGAATCAGACCTTCGCCGATCGTAATCTGGATCTGTTCACTACCACCTCGGTGCTCGGCGCTGTCATGCCGGTGCTGGCTGCCAGCGGCACACTGATCATCATCGGCTACGGCAGTGCGCTCCTCCGGCAGGGTGAGATCACCATCGGGACTTTCGCCGCGTTTTTCTCCTACCTGGCCCTGGTCCTGTGGCCGGTGCGGGAGGCGGGATCTCTGGTGGCGCAATGGCAGCGGGGTGCTTCCGGTACCGCGCGACTCTTCGAAATTCTCGATCACCCGCCGGAAATCCGTGACTCACCCAGCGAAGCATTTCCCGAACTCACCGGCGCGGTGTCGGTACGGGGTCTGAGTTACTGCTACGAAGGCAAGAACCGGCCGGCGCTGGAAAACGTCAGTTTCGAAGTGGCCCCCGGTGAAACGATCGCCCTGCTCGGTCGGGTGGGATCCGGAAAGTCGACCCTGCTGCGCCTGTTTGTAAGACTGCTCGAACCCACCGAGGGTGACATTCTGCTGGATGGACACCCCGTCTCGGGGTATCCACTGGCCTTCCTGCGCTCCCGGGTATGCATGGTGCTCCAGGATCCCTTTCTGTTTGCAGACAGCCTGGGTGAAAACATCGCCTACGACGATCCGAGCCGGGATCATCAGGAGATTCTGGAAATCGCCCACGCAGCCGCCCTTGAAGAAACCATCGAAGGCTTTCCCGAGGGCCTGAACACCATTCTCGGCGAACGGGGTGTCACCCTGTCCGGCGGTCAGAAGCAGCGCGCCGCCCTTGCCCGGGGACTGATACGACGTACACCCCTGCTGATTCTCGATGACTGTTTTTCCGCCGTGGATACGGAAACCGAAGAGCACATCCTTGCCGGACTGAAGAAGGTACGGCATGAAGGTACGACTCTGCTGGTCTCGCACCGGGTGTCCACCGCAAGACACGCGGATCGCATCATCGTCCTCGAGCAGGGCAGGGTGATCGAGACCGGCAGTCATGCCGAGCTGCTCGCTGCAGGAGGCTTCTACGCGGATCTCGAACGCAATCAGCGCCGCACCGACAACGCCCGCGCGAGCCTCGAGGATGACCGTCTGCAGGCAGTCGACGCGCAGAAGCTCGCGGAGGAAGGTTCATGA
- a CDS encoding ABC transporter substrate-binding protein: protein MKAPVQIIRWSTLLALAIFTAGCAERHDFDESAYTPGKPQYGGSLDVGTVSVTLSALSWDPADWTWKSNHDTGMMREQLFSGNLDRSLRKGGEFAFISEAYLPSAAIRGELAERWRWEDPLTLRVELRDNAYFPDKPGVMARRPARADDVVYTFELLRDSPRRIPSYFDHIDAVEARDDRTLVFHFNEFNAEWDYRFGYGYYSGIVPREMSAVDRKSWRTVTGTGPFLLQEYIHGNSQTHLRNPDYWDREIIDSASYQIPFLDRVTYRIIKDEATYLTALRTGKLDILEAIRWIAVDHLKETTPELRWSRWLGTGGTFVALRMDVAPLQDLRVRRALNLAINQPEIVESFYGGHAELMAYPQHPDFGEYFEPLEDMPAAVRELFRYDPDEARRLLAEAGYPDGFEMDLQVCSCSPSHMDLVPLLKDYLSRVGIVLNIRPMEYASFLSAMTTRTHAPFYLMTSGHVNPTTTLRKSFVTGQTWNPSQYSDPSFDARMAEAYRTRDETERVKMIRALTREILEQAPYIWLPTGYAYTAWWPWVRNYGGELRAGAVRPAPIYARIWIDQDLKRALGF, encoded by the coding sequence GTGAAAGCACCGGTGCAGATCATCCGCTGGAGCACACTGCTGGCACTCGCGATTTTCACGGCCGGTTGCGCCGAACGCCACGATTTCGACGAATCCGCCTACACACCCGGCAAGCCACAATATGGTGGCAGTCTCGATGTCGGAACTGTGTCCGTCACCTTGTCTGCGTTGTCCTGGGATCCTGCGGACTGGACCTGGAAGAGCAATCACGACACCGGGATGATGCGGGAACAGCTGTTTTCCGGAAATCTCGACAGGAGTCTGCGCAAAGGCGGCGAGTTTGCGTTCATATCCGAAGCCTACCTGCCCAGCGCGGCAATTCGCGGCGAACTGGCCGAGCGCTGGCGCTGGGAAGATCCGCTCACATTACGGGTGGAACTGCGGGACAACGCTTACTTTCCAGACAAACCCGGTGTGATGGCCCGGCGGCCCGCCCGTGCCGACGACGTGGTCTATACCTTCGAGCTGTTGCGGGATTCGCCACGAAGAATTCCCTCCTATTTCGATCACATCGATGCGGTCGAAGCCAGAGACGATCGCACCCTGGTCTTTCACTTCAACGAATTCAATGCCGAATGGGACTACCGGTTCGGCTATGGCTACTACTCGGGCATCGTGCCCAGGGAGATGAGTGCCGTCGACCGCAAGAGCTGGCGCACGGTCACCGGCACCGGCCCTTTCCTTCTCCAGGAGTACATCCACGGCAATTCCCAGACGCATCTGCGCAATCCGGACTACTGGGACAGGGAAATCATCGACAGTGCGTCCTACCAGATCCCGTTCCTGGACAGGGTGACCTACCGGATCATCAAAGACGAAGCCACCTATCTCACCGCCCTGCGCACCGGCAAGCTCGACATCCTCGAAGCCATCCGCTGGATAGCCGTCGATCATCTGAAGGAGACCACGCCCGAGTTGCGCTGGTCGCGCTGGCTCGGCACCGGAGGCACTTTTGTGGCTTTACGCATGGATGTCGCGCCGCTGCAGGATCTGCGCGTTCGCCGCGCACTGAATCTGGCCATCAATCAGCCCGAAATCGTGGAGAGTTTCTACGGCGGTCACGCGGAACTCATGGCCTACCCCCAGCATCCGGACTTCGGGGAATACTTCGAACCCCTCGAGGACATGCCTGCGGCGGTCAGAGAGCTCTTTCGCTACGACCCGGATGAAGCCCGCCGCCTGCTGGCGGAGGCGGGATATCCGGATGGCTTCGAAATGGACCTGCAGGTCTGCAGCTGCAGCCCGAGTCACATGGACCTGGTGCCATTGCTGAAGGACTACCTCTCCCGGGTCGGCATCGTCCTCAACATCAGGCCGATGGAATATGCCTCCTTTCTCTCCGCGATGACCACCCGTACACACGCGCCCTTCTACCTGATGACCAGCGGGCATGTGAACCCGACCACCACATTGCGCAAGAGCTTCGTGACAGGGCAGACCTGGAATCCTTCCCAGTACTCGGACCCGAGTTTCGACGCCCGAATGGCAGAGGCCTACCGCACCCGGGATGAAACCGAACGGGTAAAAATGATCCGCGCACTGACCCGGGAAATTCTCGAACAGGCGCCCTACATCTGGCTGCCCACCGGCTATGCGTACACCGCCTGGTGGCCCTGGGTGCGCAACTACGGCGGCGAACTGCGTGCAGGTGCGGTGCGGCCTGCGCCCATCTACGCGCGCATATGGATCGATCAGGATCTGAAACGGGCGCTGGGATTCTGA
- a CDS encoding CoA transferase: MTGREPVNELEIGESPPTLASSFAVSAAAQTSIAAAALAGAEFWSHRTGARQLIRVPRAAAELECTGYFTLDGQVPEAWAKYSGLYGCSDGHVRIHANFDHHRDGVLALLGLPPGESAPREAVASALQPWRAADFEEAAAQQGLVVAMARSFEEWDRHPHALAAAQLPLLTIDRIDDAKPLADPPISADQAPLTGIRVLDLTRILAGPICGRTLAAYGADVMLINSPHLPNIESIADTSRGKRSAHIDLSTEAGRGQLGRLLETAHLFVQGYRPGGLSALGFSPGELAQRRPGIVAVSLSAYGPKGPWAERRGFDSLVQTATGFNVAEGEASAAANGVRQPKALPVPILDYASGFLMAFGAQTALLRQRIEGGSWHVQVSLLQTANWLRSLGRIDNGFAVQRPKLADHLLDYPCTHAKLRAMPHAAEFSVTPAHWRWPSALPGEHPAAW; this comes from the coding sequence GTGACCGGCCGGGAGCCGGTCAACGAGCTCGAGATCGGCGAATCGCCCCCCACACTGGCGTCTTCCTTCGCCGTGAGTGCCGCCGCCCAGACCAGTATCGCCGCCGCAGCACTCGCGGGCGCTGAGTTCTGGAGCCACCGAACCGGTGCGCGCCAGCTCATCCGTGTGCCACGCGCTGCGGCAGAGCTTGAGTGCACGGGCTATTTCACCCTCGACGGACAGGTGCCGGAGGCCTGGGCAAAGTACTCCGGTCTCTATGGCTGCAGCGATGGTCATGTGCGCATCCATGCGAACTTCGACCATCATCGCGATGGCGTGCTGGCTCTGCTGGGACTGCCGCCCGGTGAATCCGCCCCGCGGGAGGCAGTTGCCAGCGCTCTGCAGCCCTGGCGTGCCGCAGACTTCGAAGAAGCCGCAGCACAACAGGGTCTGGTGGTGGCGATGGCACGCTCATTCGAAGAGTGGGACCGTCACCCCCACGCCCTCGCCGCTGCGCAGCTGCCGCTGCTGACCATCGACAGAATCGACGATGCAAAGCCCCTGGCCGATCCACCGATCAGTGCGGACCAGGCACCGCTGACGGGTATTCGAGTCCTCGACCTCACCCGCATTCTCGCCGGCCCCATCTGCGGGCGTACCCTGGCCGCCTATGGTGCGGATGTCATGCTCATCAACTCACCCCACCTGCCGAACATCGAGTCCATCGCCGACACCAGTCGCGGCAAACGCTCGGCACATATCGATCTGAGCACCGAAGCAGGTCGCGGCCAGCTCGGTCGCCTGCTCGAAACGGCACACCTATTCGTGCAGGGCTACCGGCCCGGTGGCCTGTCCGCGCTGGGCTTCAGCCCCGGGGAGCTCGCCCAAAGGCGACCGGGCATCGTCGCCGTCTCGCTGTCGGCTTACGGACCCAAGGGACCCTGGGCAGAACGCCGCGGCTTCGACTCCCTTGTGCAGACAGCCACCGGATTCAATGTTGCTGAGGGCGAGGCAAGCGCCGCGGCGAACGGCGTCAGGCAGCCCAAAGCGCTGCCGGTACCGATACTCGACTACGCCTCCGGCTTTCTGATGGCCTTCGGTGCGCAGACTGCACTGTTGAGACAGCGCATCGAGGGCGGCAGCTGGCACGTGCAGGTCTCTCTGCTGCAGACGGCCAACTGGTTACGGAGTCTCGGTCGGATCGATAACGGTTTCGCTGTGCAGCGACCAAAGCTCGCAGACCACCTGCTCGATTACCCCTGCACCCATGCAAAGCTCAGGGCGATGCCGCACGCGGCTGAGTTTTCTGTGACTCCGGCGCACTGGCGATGGCCTTCGGCGTTGCCGGGGGAGCATCCGGCGGCCTGGTAG
- a CDS encoding ABC transporter permease, which yields MRAYILRRLLAVVPTLLFASLIVFGSMRLIPGDVIDLMLAQNDIATDQDRATIESALGFDKPVHIQYFAWLGAALTGDLGRSLWQNTEVSEQLADALPITFELGFLALIISITVALPIGTYSAMRQDTTGDYVARSVSLLMLAVPSFWLGTLVMVFPSVWWRWSPPLEYTPFFEDPLQNLSHMIVPAILLGLAISAVTMRMTRTMMLEVMRQDYIRTARAKGLSEGLVIVRHALRNGLIPVVTLIGLQAPLLIGGAVILEQIFVVPGMGLLLLEAVFQRDYPVISGVFLVVGVGILLINLLVDLTYGWLDPRVRHQ from the coding sequence TTGCGCGCCTATATTCTGCGTCGGCTGCTGGCGGTCGTGCCGACACTGCTGTTTGCCAGTCTCATCGTGTTCGGTTCCATGCGCCTGATCCCCGGTGATGTCATCGACCTGATGCTGGCGCAGAACGACATTGCCACGGACCAGGACAGGGCCACCATAGAATCCGCACTCGGCTTCGATAAGCCCGTGCACATACAGTATTTCGCCTGGCTGGGCGCCGCGCTGACGGGCGATCTCGGTCGATCCCTGTGGCAGAACACCGAGGTCAGCGAGCAGCTGGCCGACGCACTTCCGATCACTTTCGAACTCGGATTTCTCGCGCTCATCATCTCCATCACCGTAGCGCTTCCCATCGGTACCTACTCCGCGATGCGTCAGGACACCACCGGCGACTATGTCGCCCGCTCCGTCTCGCTGCTGATGCTCGCCGTACCGAGTTTCTGGCTCGGTACTCTGGTGATGGTCTTCCCGTCTGTCTGGTGGCGCTGGTCGCCCCCGCTGGAATACACACCCTTCTTCGAAGATCCGCTGCAGAACCTCTCTCACATGATCGTGCCTGCCATTCTGCTGGGCCTGGCAATCTCTGCGGTGACCATGCGCATGACGCGCACGATGATGCTCGAGGTAATGCGCCAGGATTACATCCGTACCGCCAGGGCCAAGGGCCTGAGCGAGGGGCTGGTGATCGTGCGTCACGCGCTGCGCAACGGCCTCATACCGGTGGTGACGCTGATCGGTCTGCAGGCGCCACTGCTGATTGGCGGCGCGGTGATCCTCGAGCAGATCTTCGTCGTACCCGGCATGGGACTGCTGCTGCTCGAAGCGGTATTTCAACGGGACTATCCGGTGATCTCTGGCGTATTCCTCGTCGTTGGTGTCGGCATTCTGCTGATCAACCTGCTGGTGGATCTGACCTACGGCTGGCTCGATCCGCGGGTGCGACACCAGTGA
- a CDS encoding YegP family protein, with the protein MAGKFELYKDKAGEFRFRLKASNGQSILASEGYSSKPSALNGIESIKKNAADNKRFETRESSSGKPYFVLKAGNNQVIGQGEMYESPAACKAGIESVMKNAPGATTDDLS; encoded by the coding sequence ATGGCAGGGAAATTCGAACTCTACAAAGACAAGGCCGGCGAATTCCGTTTCCGATTGAAAGCATCCAATGGGCAGTCAATTCTGGCCAGCGAAGGTTACTCGTCAAAACCCAGCGCCCTCAACGGCATTGAATCGATCAAGAAAAACGCAGCGGACAACAAGCGCTTCGAGACCCGCGAGTCCAGCTCCGGCAAGCCCTATTTCGTGCTGAAGGCAGGCAACAATCAGGTGATCGGTCAGGGCGAGATGTATGAATCGCCAGCCGCCTGCAAGGCGGGCATCGAATCGGTGATGAAAAACGCACCGGGTGCCACCACAGACGATCTATCCTGA
- a CDS encoding ABC transporter ATP-binding protein, whose amino-acid sequence MDARPPLLSIEDLSVSFHTEHGIVRAVDRVSLQVDAGETLAIVGESGSGKSVTALSILGLLADNARISGGRTRFDGVDLRSLSDAELRGIRGNRIAMIFQEPMSSLNPVLTIGRQVAEPIWLHQGKSWEQALDGAAELLNRVTIPDARERLDQYPHHFSGGMRQRVMIAMALACNPRLIIADEPTTALDVTVQAQILELLKNLTRETGAALILITHDLGVVARYAERVAVMYAGRIIETAPARTLYANPSHPYTRGLLAAVPSLTGKPGSRLTTIPGQPPNLARLPPGCAFAPRCPHVRAACRAAVPPLTEIAPQHTCACIGYE is encoded by the coding sequence ATGGACGCTCGCCCACCACTGCTGAGCATCGAGGACCTGTCCGTGTCCTTTCATACCGAGCACGGCATCGTCCGCGCGGTGGACCGCGTCAGCCTGCAGGTGGATGCCGGTGAAACCCTCGCCATCGTCGGTGAAAGCGGCTCGGGCAAGAGCGTCACCGCGCTGTCGATACTGGGGCTGCTGGCAGACAATGCCCGTATCAGTGGCGGACGCACCCGCTTCGACGGTGTCGACCTGCGCTCGCTCAGCGACGCCGAGCTGCGCGGGATTCGAGGCAACCGGATTGCGATGATCTTTCAGGAACCCATGTCGTCTCTGAATCCGGTACTCACCATCGGTCGGCAGGTCGCCGAACCGATCTGGCTGCACCAGGGAAAATCCTGGGAGCAGGCCCTCGACGGCGCGGCGGAACTGCTCAACAGGGTCACCATTCCGGACGCGCGCGAACGCCTCGATCAGTATCCACACCACTTCTCCGGCGGCATGCGGCAGCGGGTGATGATCGCCATGGCGCTGGCCTGCAATCCCCGCCTGATCATTGCCGATGAACCTACCACCGCGCTGGACGTCACGGTTCAGGCCCAGATTCTCGAACTGCTGAAAAACCTGACCAGGGAAACAGGTGCAGCACTGATCCTGATTACCCATGACCTGGGCGTGGTGGCACGCTATGCCGAGCGCGTGGCTGTGATGTACGCAGGACGCATCATCGAAACCGCACCGGCGCGCACTCTGTACGCCAATCCTTCCCACCCCTATACCCGCGGGCTGCTCGCTGCAGTGCCTTCCCTGACCGGTAAGCCGGGAAGCCGGCTCACCACCATTCCGGGACAGCCACCGAATCTCGCCCGTCTGCCGCCCGGTTGCGCCTTCGCACCGCGCTGTCCGCATGTCCGGGCGGCCTGCCGGGCGGCCGTTCCTCCTCTGACTGAAATCGCACCCCAGCACACCTGCGCGTGCATCGGTTATGAGTGA
- a CDS encoding DUF937 domain-containing protein gives MDLLGTMFSAGNGRAVSEIAHRLGLSDGDARKLIGTLAPALGQGIAKKSADPANLNDLLKALKSGNHERFLDDPAQTVSDSGIAEGNKILGHILGSKDVSRKLASQAAEQTGISDSLIKQMLPMVAALAMSALSKQTSEAGGSESLGGLLGGLLGGGDNPKVDDLLGMAGKLFGR, from the coding sequence ATGGATCTGTTAGGCACCATGTTTTCTGCCGGGAACGGCAGGGCTGTTTCTGAGATTGCGCATCGACTCGGGTTGAGCGACGGTGATGCCCGAAAGCTGATCGGCACCCTCGCGCCCGCCCTCGGCCAGGGCATCGCGAAGAAATCCGCGGACCCTGCCAACCTCAACGACCTGCTCAAAGCCCTGAAATCCGGCAACCATGAGCGTTTCCTCGACGACCCCGCGCAGACAGTGAGTGACAGCGGAATCGCCGAAGGCAACAAGATTCTCGGCCACATCCTCGGCAGCAAGGACGTCAGCCGCAAGCTGGCGAGCCAGGCGGCGGAACAGACCGGGATCAGCGACAGCCTCATCAAGCAGATGCTGCCGATGGTGGCCGCCCTGGCCATGAGTGCATTGAGTAAGCAGACCAGCGAAGCCGGCGGCAGCGAATCGCTGGGCGGTCTGCTCGGCGGTCTGCTGGGCGGCGGCGACAATCCGAAGGTCGACGATCTCCTCGGCATGGCGGGTAAACTGTTCGGCCGCTGA
- a CDS encoding LysM peptidoglycan-binding domain-containing protein, with amino-acid sequence MLSNLLDFTKHIGRKIFDTDAEAADNILKHIQTNNPGVDTLRVTFDDGAVTLTGRARDQAAKEKVVLMAGNVKGVERVDAEGISVIPTATPEQMEKAGFGKKTATAPEPSAAAETSAAVDARSAAAVDSTRFYVIQKGDTLYGIAKEFYGKGMDYPKLFEANREVIEDPDKIFPGQKIRIPRSF; translated from the coding sequence ATGCTCAGTAACCTGCTCGATTTCACGAAACACATCGGTCGGAAGATATTCGACACCGATGCCGAAGCCGCAGACAACATCCTCAAGCACATCCAGACCAACAATCCGGGTGTGGATACCTTGCGGGTCACCTTCGACGACGGGGCGGTAACCCTCACCGGACGCGCGCGTGACCAGGCAGCCAAGGAGAAGGTGGTGCTGATGGCGGGTAACGTCAAGGGCGTCGAGCGGGTTGATGCAGAAGGCATCTCTGTGATCCCCACAGCAACGCCTGAACAGATGGAAAAAGCGGGTTTCGGTAAAAAGACGGCCACCGCCCCGGAACCCTCGGCGGCGGCGGAAACATCAGCGGCAGTTGACGCCCGATCAGCAGCGGCGGTCGATTCGACCCGCTTTTACGTCATTCAGAAAGGCGACACACTTTACGGGATCGCCAAGGAGTTTTACGGCAAGGGCATGGACTACCCGAAGCTGTTCGAGGCGAATCGGGAAGTCATCGAAGATCCGGACAAGATTTTTCCGGGCCAGAAGATCAGAATCCCTCGAAGCTTCTGA